A single Photobacterium toruni DNA region contains:
- a CDS encoding YebC/PmpR family DNA-binding transcriptional regulator, producing MGRKFEVRKLSMAKTQGAKIKVYSKYGKEIYVCAKNGSPDPDSNLALRRLIEKAKKDQVPSHVIEKAIDKAKGGGGEDYSTARYEGFGPGNCMVIVDCLTDNNNRTFMDVRQAFVKNNAKIGSPGTVGHMFEHQAVFEFKGTDEEVVLENLMMEDVDVTDITCEDGEITVYAPHTEFFKVKNALAATMADVIIDSEEIAFVPQTMTELAGDDIAMFEKFLDALNDCDDVQNVYHNAEMAD from the coding sequence ATGGGAAGAAAGTTCGAAGTACGCAAGTTGTCTATGGCAAAAACCCAAGGCGCTAAGATCAAGGTTTACTCTAAGTACGGTAAAGAAATCTACGTTTGCGCTAAGAACGGTAGTCCAGATCCGGATAGCAACCTAGCACTTCGCCGTCTTATTGAAAAAGCGAAAAAAGATCAGGTTCCAAGCCACGTTATCGAAAAAGCAATTGATAAAGCGAAAGGCGGCGGCGGTGAAGATTACTCAACTGCACGTTATGAAGGTTTTGGTCCAGGCAACTGCATGGTTATCGTTGACTGTCTAACAGACAACAACAACCGTACTTTCATGGACGTTCGTCAAGCATTCGTTAAAAACAATGCAAAAATCGGTAGCCCAGGCACCGTTGGTCACATGTTTGAACACCAAGCTGTGTTTGAATTTAAAGGCACTGACGAAGAAGTTGTTCTTGAAAATCTAATGATGGAAGACGTAGACGTTACTGACATCACTTGTGAAGATGGCGAGATCACCGTTTATGCTCCACACACTGAATTCTTTAAAGTGAAAAACGCACTTGCTGCAACAATGGCTGACGTTATCATTGATTCAGAGGAAATTGCTTTCGTTCCACAGACAATGACTGAATTGGCTGGTGATGATATTGCAATGTTTGAAAAATTCCTAGATGCACTAAACGATTGTGATGACGTACAAAACGTTTACCACAACGCTGAAATGGCTGACTAA
- a CDS encoding tagatose bisphosphate family class II aldolase, whose protein sequence is MFLVSSREMLLKAQLGGYAVPAFNIHNLETIQVVLETAAEMRSPVILAGTPGTYSYAGTDYLVGICLKAADIYQTPIALHMDHHESFSDIRTKVEAGIKSAMIDGSHHSFEGNIDLTRKVVQFCHGWDCSVEAELGRLGGQEDDLIVEDKDALYTDPDAAVEFINATGIDSLAIAIGTAHGMYKEQPRLDFDRLGIIRSKTDTPLVLHGASGVPDEDVRRCIELGITKVNVATELKIAFADAVKQYFIEHPQANDPRHYIIPGKAAMKKVIQDKIRVCGSEGKA, encoded by the coding sequence ATGTTTTTGGTTTCTTCGCGTGAAATGCTGTTGAAAGCGCAGCTAGGTGGTTATGCCGTTCCTGCTTTTAATATTCATAATCTTGAGACAATTCAAGTTGTACTTGAAACAGCGGCAGAGATGCGTTCTCCCGTTATTCTTGCTGGCACGCCTGGAACTTATTCTTATGCGGGCACTGATTATTTAGTCGGTATTTGTCTTAAAGCGGCTGATATTTATCAAACGCCTATTGCGTTACATATGGATCATCATGAGTCGTTCAGTGATATTCGTACTAAAGTCGAAGCGGGCATTAAATCAGCGATGATTGATGGCTCTCATCATAGCTTTGAAGGCAATATTGATCTTACTCGTAAAGTCGTGCAATTTTGTCATGGTTGGGATTGTTCTGTTGAAGCTGAGCTAGGTCGATTAGGGGGTCAAGAAGACGATCTTATTGTTGAAGATAAAGATGCACTTTATACCGATCCTGATGCTGCTGTTGAATTTATTAATGCAACGGGTATCGATTCATTAGCAATTGCTATTGGTACGGCTCATGGTATGTACAAAGAGCAGCCGCGATTAGATTTTGATCGTCTAGGTATTATTCGCAGTAAAACAGACACACCATTAGTGCTTCATGGTGCATCAGGCGTACCAGATGAAGATGTACGTCGTTGTATCGAACTTGGTATCACCAAAGTGAATGTGGCGACTGAGCTTAAAATCGCCTTTGCTGATGCTGTGAAGCAATACTTTATTGAGCACCCTCAAGCGAATGATCCGCGTCATTATATTATTCCGGGTAAAGCGGCAATGAAGAAAGTGATTCAAGATAAAATTCGCGTATGTGGTAGCGAAGGAAAAGCGTAA
- a CDS encoding sulfatase family protein yields the protein MNLSSTKKTVIASFVAAACMASSAVANAAPTTATAKQPNVLLVVMDDLGTGQLDFALDSLNKKTLAERPVPVRYQGDFDKMVDAAKRAMPTVASLAQQGVKMTNAFVAHPVCGPSRAGIFTGRYPTSFGTYSNDDALQGVPLDIKLLPALFQENGYNTANIGKWHNAKISSKNAVADNNKTRDYHDNQIPVTPKEYSPENRGFDYSYSFYASGAALWNSPAIYQNGKNIPAPGYLTHNLTNEALQFIEQSGDKPFFINLAFSVPHIPLEEASPAKYMERFNTGNVEADKYFAAINAADEGLGKIVELLKKKGELDNTLIFFLSDNGAVHESPMPMNGMDRGYKGQMYNGGVRVPFVAYWPQHIPAGGTNNTLISALDILPTALSAAGIAIPEEMKVDGKNILPVLEGKTQQSPHQYIYWAGPGAKHYSEENDAFWHGYWKWITYESNDIPKNPNLEKLSKGSWAIRDQDWALYFYDDGTNKVKLFNDKLDPSESKDLAQQYPQKVKQMKQAFYEWIKDKPKPVAWGQDRYQVLTESAKG from the coding sequence ATGAATCTGTCCTCGACGAAGAAGACGGTAATTGCAAGTTTTGTGGCCGCTGCTTGCATGGCCTCTTCTGCTGTAGCAAATGCAGCCCCAACAACAGCCACAGCCAAACAACCCAATGTATTATTAGTGGTTATGGATGATCTGGGGACAGGTCAATTAGATTTTGCATTAGACAGTTTGAATAAAAAAACCTTAGCAGAGCGGCCAGTGCCTGTTCGCTACCAAGGTGATTTTGATAAAATGGTTGACGCTGCTAAACGTGCGATGCCAACGGTGGCGAGTTTAGCGCAGCAAGGCGTGAAAATGACCAATGCTTTTGTGGCTCACCCTGTTTGTGGTCCTTCTCGTGCGGGTATTTTTACCGGTCGTTACCCAACCAGTTTTGGTACTTACAGTAATGATGATGCGCTTCAAGGTGTACCATTAGATATCAAATTGCTTCCTGCTCTATTTCAAGAAAATGGCTACAATACTGCCAATATTGGTAAATGGCATAATGCTAAAATAAGCAGTAAAAATGCTGTTGCTGATAATAATAAAACCCGTGACTATCACGATAATCAAATTCCAGTAACGCCAAAAGAATACTCACCAGAGAATCGCGGTTTTGATTATTCTTATAGTTTTTATGCCTCTGGTGCTGCATTGTGGAATTCACCTGCGATTTATCAAAATGGTAAAAATATTCCAGCACCGGGTTATTTAACCCATAACTTAACCAATGAAGCATTGCAGTTTATAGAGCAAAGTGGCGATAAGCCTTTCTTTATCAATCTTGCCTTTAGCGTACCGCATATTCCATTAGAAGAAGCGTCACCTGCGAAATACATGGAGCGTTTTAATACCGGTAATGTGGAAGCGGATAAATATTTTGCAGCGATCAATGCGGCTGATGAAGGGCTTGGAAAAATTGTCGAATTGCTGAAGAAAAAAGGTGAATTAGATAATACGCTGATTTTCTTCTTATCTGATAATGGTGCAGTGCATGAATCCCCAATGCCAATGAATGGTATGGATCGTGGCTATAAAGGTCAAATGTATAACGGTGGCGTACGAGTGCCGTTTGTAGCTTATTGGCCACAACATATTCCCGCTGGTGGCACCAATAACACCTTGATTTCAGCATTAGATATTTTACCTACTGCGTTAAGTGCTGCTGGGATTGCTATTCCAGAAGAGATGAAGGTTGACGGTAAAAATATTTTGCCGGTCCTTGAAGGTAAAACTCAACAATCACCACACCAATATATTTACTGGGCAGGTCCTGGCGCGAAGCATTACAGTGAAGAAAATGATGCATTTTGGCATGGCTACTGGAAATGGATCACGTATGAATCTAATGATATTCCTAAGAACCCAAATTTAGAAAAACTATCTAAAGGTTCATGGGCAATTCGAGATCAAGATTGGGCACTGTATTTCTATGATGATGGCACTAACAAAGTGAAATTATTCAATGACAAGCTTGATCCTAGTGAATCAAAAGATCTTGCTCAGCAATATCCACAAAAAGTAAAGCAAATGAAACAAGCTTTTTATGAGTGGATCAAAGATAAGCCAAAACCAGTAGCATGGGGACAAGATCGTTACCAAGTGCTAACGGAATCAGCAAAAGGTTAA
- a CDS encoding anaerobic sulfatase maturase — protein MALSSFHSQQARFHMMAKPTSYRCNLKCDYCFYLEKETVVGHANDNHCGSAASHMIPSATVASCDQMSDATLKRYVRHYIASQNSTDIDFSWQGGEPTLAGLDFYRNVVKYQAQYGAGKNITNSFQTNAVAINRQWAQFFAEHKFLIGVSVDGTPEVHDKYRISVNGKPTFERVKKAIELLLEYQVEFNILTVINDQNWNKGRETYRFLTSLGACHLQFIPIVEVQPQYQANNSSGHYSPQKDAPLTHFSVPADGYGQFMTEVFDEWLQHDVGTVFVRMFDSILATWLGYPASVCVQSKECGQAMVIEANGDIYSCDHYVYPANKLGNIATTELVKLATSKQQQRFGSAKSQKLTQQCQQCEVHGLCYGGCPKHRLVSVAGEKHKQNYLCGSYQQIFRHTAPAMHMMSQAIQQGGTAIDALPYLAQLRSA, from the coding sequence ATGGCATTGTCTTCATTCCATTCTCAACAAGCACGTTTTCATATGATGGCTAAGCCAACCAGTTATCGTTGTAATTTAAAATGTGATTATTGTTTCTATTTAGAAAAAGAAACTGTTGTTGGTCATGCCAATGATAACCATTGTGGCTCTGCTGCTAGTCATATGATTCCTAGTGCGACAGTTGCAAGTTGTGATCAAATGTCAGATGCGACGCTAAAACGGTATGTTCGCCATTATATTGCGAGTCAAAATAGTACTGATATCGACTTTTCATGGCAGGGTGGTGAACCCACGCTCGCTGGACTGGATTTTTACCGTAACGTGGTTAAATACCAAGCACAATATGGCGCTGGTAAGAATATTACCAATAGCTTTCAAACCAATGCGGTTGCGATTAATCGCCAGTGGGCGCAATTTTTTGCCGAACATAAGTTTCTGATTGGGGTTTCTGTTGATGGTACGCCAGAAGTTCATGATAAATATCGTATATCTGTCAACGGTAAACCTACTTTTGAGCGGGTTAAAAAAGCAATTGAATTACTTTTAGAGTATCAGGTTGAATTTAATATTCTGACGGTTATCAATGATCAAAACTGGAATAAAGGTCGTGAAACATACCGCTTCTTAACCTCATTAGGTGCCTGCCACTTACAGTTTATTCCTATCGTTGAAGTTCAACCACAGTATCAAGCCAATAATAGCAGCGGCCATTATTCACCACAAAAAGATGCTCCATTAACCCATTTTTCTGTGCCTGCTGATGGCTATGGTCAGTTTATGACTGAGGTGTTTGATGAATGGTTACAACACGATGTGGGTACGGTGTTTGTACGTATGTTTGACAGTATTTTAGCGACGTGGCTTGGTTATCCCGCCTCTGTCTGTGTGCAGTCAAAAGAATGTGGTCAAGCGATGGTGATTGAAGCCAATGGTGATATTTACTCGTGTGATCATTATGTTTATCCCGCCAATAAACTTGGCAACATTGCTACTACCGAGCTGGTTAAGTTAGCCACCAGTAAACAGCAGCAGCGGTTTGGGAGTGCTAAATCACAAAAGCTCACTCAACAATGTCAGCAATGTGAGGTCCACGGTTTGTGTTATGGCGGTTGTCCAAAACACCGCTTAGTCAGTGTCGCGGGTGAAAAGCATAAACAAAATTATCTGTGTGGTTCTTATCAGCAGATCTTTCGCCATACCGCCCCAGCAATGCACATGATGAGTCAGGCGATTCAACAAGGTGGAACCGCAATAGATGCATTGCCTTATTTAGCGCAATTACGCTCAGCCTAA
- a CDS encoding IclR family transcriptional regulator: MTHSLSANEKLLQVLVHIAASNVPLQAQQLSAEMEMPISSLYRYLALLRDWNLIEENHGCNTYSAGPAALQLQRNFEMNSPLPDGVRPILKRLQQQTGEMSAYMVAVGFNALCVDSIDSPYALRCSYEKGQSQPLIRGASAKVILAYLPLARQLTILEHYDITEQTQIDTWIAELDLIKQDGFAISTSEIDAGVSGVSAPVFVGNKVVGAVSVMAPAERINSRKNKIVMSVLQAARALPPQH, translated from the coding sequence GTGACTCATTCACTCAGTGCTAATGAAAAATTATTGCAAGTGCTGGTTCATATAGCAGCATCAAATGTACCGCTACAAGCACAACAATTAAGTGCCGAAATGGAAATGCCAATAAGTAGCTTATATCGTTATTTGGCATTACTTCGCGATTGGAATTTAATTGAAGAAAATCATGGTTGTAATACCTATAGTGCAGGCCCTGCTGCGCTACAGTTGCAACGTAATTTTGAAATGAATTCACCATTACCTGATGGTGTAAGACCTATTTTAAAACGTTTACAACAACAAACGGGTGAGATGTCGGCTTATATGGTTGCTGTTGGGTTTAATGCCTTATGTGTTGACAGTATTGATAGCCCTTATGCGTTGCGTTGTAGTTATGAAAAAGGTCAAAGTCAGCCATTGATTCGTGGCGCTTCTGCTAAGGTGATTTTGGCCTATTTACCCTTAGCTCGTCAATTAACGATCTTAGAACACTATGATATTACTGAACAAACACAGATTGACACTTGGATTGCTGAGTTAGATCTGATTAAGCAAGATGGCTTTGCTATTAGTACTTCAGAAATTGATGCTGGTGTTTCTGGTGTAAGTGCTCCGGTATTTGTGGGTAATAAGGTTGTTGGTGCGGTTAGCGTTATGGCACCCGCCGAGCGTATAAATAGCCGTAAAAATAAAATCGTAATGAGTGTATTACAAGCTGCAAGAGCATTACCACCACAGCACTAG
- a CDS encoding sugar kinase has protein sequence MTFPTSAIKRNIAILGECMIELSGAPFATQQQNFGGDTLNTAIYLSRLLPQSSPSYITALGVDNYSNAMVDAWQHEGIDCRFVIRERDKLPGMYAIEIDPQGERSFHYWRGDSAARYICEHPQFSQIIAQLKDYDLIYLSGISLAILPEHGKIKLVEALEKLKASGCKIAVDSNYRPRLWNGATHAKTWLSELYRLADIALVTADDEDLLRGELNTPAEIIADRLHRLGVSQVVVKLGSKGAMWSQAGQQGYVDGNKIDAVVDTTAAGDSFNAAYLAAWAKGMPMIACCQWGNNLAAQVIQHRGAVIPEQCTQYLTDLMSSNYDDK, from the coding sequence ATGACATTTCCAACGTCAGCAATAAAGCGCAATATCGCTATTTTAGGCGAGTGCATGATTGAGCTGAGTGGCGCGCCTTTTGCAACTCAGCAACAAAATTTTGGTGGTGATACGCTCAATACCGCAATTTATCTTTCTCGATTACTTCCTCAAAGTTCCCCTAGCTATATCACCGCATTAGGCGTTGATAATTATAGTAATGCTATGGTTGATGCATGGCAGCATGAAGGCATTGATTGCCGCTTTGTAATACGTGAACGCGATAAATTACCCGGTATGTATGCCATTGAAATAGATCCACAAGGAGAGCGTAGTTTTCATTATTGGCGTGGTGATTCAGCCGCACGTTATATCTGTGAGCATCCTCAGTTTTCACAAATTATTGCGCAACTAAAAGACTATGATTTGATCTACCTCTCAGGGATCTCTTTGGCTATCTTACCTGAACATGGCAAAATTAAGCTCGTTGAGGCCCTTGAAAAGTTAAAAGCATCGGGTTGTAAAATTGCGGTTGATTCTAATTATCGACCACGGTTATGGAATGGTGCTACTCATGCTAAAACCTGGCTATCAGAATTGTATCGCTTAGCTGATATTGCGTTAGTTACCGCTGATGATGAAGATTTATTACGCGGTGAATTGAATACGCCTGCTGAAATTATTGCTGATCGTTTGCACCGTTTAGGTGTTAGTCAAGTGGTGGTGAAATTAGGTAGCAAAGGGGCTATGTGGTCACAAGCGGGTCAACAAGGTTATGTTGATGGTAACAAGATTGATGCAGTTGTTGATACAACTGCCGCGGGTGATTCCTTTAATGCGGCTTATTTAGCTGCATGGGCTAAAGGGATGCCAATGATTGCCTGCTGCCAATGGGGAAATAATCTTGCAGCACAAGTGATTCAACATCGAGGTGCAGTTATTCCAGAGCAATGTACCCAATATTTAACGGACTTAATGAGTAGTAATTATGATGACAAATGA
- a CDS encoding DJ-1/PfpI family protein: MANVKHVAVLLADGFEEGEAVVFIDIMRRLDIKVDVLSCMETTVLNSYFETKISADHLLVDKFDCNYDAVMMPGGPQGTDNLSANANVIAFLKRHIEANKYICALCSSGAKVLAAHHLLQGRTYTTGDKLAEKFDDGEFVKQKVVVDGQFITGRGLGVSFEFAFTVAHYLLADNHSKVDWQANHIYFDHWPLYNK, from the coding sequence ATGGCCAATGTAAAACACGTAGCAGTATTGCTCGCTGATGGTTTTGAAGAAGGCGAAGCGGTGGTTTTTATCGATATTATGCGCCGCTTAGATATTAAAGTGGATGTATTATCTTGTATGGAAACCACGGTACTTAATAGCTACTTTGAAACTAAAATTAGCGCGGATCACCTGCTAGTGGATAAATTTGATTGTAATTATGATGCCGTTATGATGCCTGGTGGTCCACAAGGAACGGATAATTTATCAGCAAATGCCAATGTTATTGCTTTTTTAAAACGTCATATTGAAGCCAATAAATATATTTGTGCATTATGCTCATCTGGCGCAAAAGTACTTGCTGCGCATCATCTATTGCAAGGTCGCACTTATACCACTGGTGATAAACTGGCTGAAAAATTTGATGATGGTGAGTTTGTTAAACAAAAAGTTGTTGTTGATGGTCAATTTATTACTGGACGTGGGTTAGGCGTGAGTTTTGAATTTGCATTTACGGTGGCACACTATTTATTAGCCGATAATCATTCAAAAGTTGATTGGCAAGCAAACCATATCTATTTTGATCATTGGCCGTTATATAATAAATAA
- a CDS encoding type 1 glutamine amidotransferase domain-containing protein → MNILIVLTSHQNLGTTTAKTGLWLDEFTVPYYLFKDNNATVTLASPLGRQVPIDPKSDTPEMQTESVVRFKNDTDATTQLANTLLLSTINPADYDAVFYPGGHGPLWDLSQDLASKHIIESSYQHNKPTGLVCHGPAALKAPTNADGSSLITGKNVTGFSNSEENAVGLSDVVPFLLEDMLTHQGAHYSQGPDWQSYIVVDKNLITGQNPASAQAVAAEIIRQLQTN, encoded by the coding sequence ATGAATATTTTAATCGTATTAACATCTCATCAAAATTTAGGCACAACCACAGCAAAAACAGGCCTCTGGTTAGATGAATTTACGGTCCCTTATTATCTATTTAAAGATAATAACGCAACTGTAACCCTCGCCTCGCCATTAGGTAGACAAGTGCCTATTGATCCCAAAAGTGATACACCAGAGATGCAAACAGAATCTGTTGTTCGCTTTAAAAATGATACTGATGCCACCACGCAATTAGCCAATACATTATTATTATCCACAATTAATCCTGCCGATTATGATGCTGTATTTTACCCAGGCGGGCATGGACCATTATGGGATTTATCACAAGATTTAGCATCAAAACATATTATTGAATCAAGTTACCAGCACAATAAACCTACAGGGCTTGTTTGCCATGGACCTGCAGCATTAAAAGCACCGACAAACGCTGATGGTAGTTCACTTATCACCGGTAAAAACGTCACCGGCTTTAGCAACAGTGAAGAAAATGCAGTTGGATTAAGTGATGTAGTTCCTTTTCTGCTTGAAGATATGTTAACTCATCAAGGGGCACATTATAGCCAAGGCCCTGATTGGCAAAGTTATATAGTGGTCGATAAAAATCTCATCACAGGTCAAAATCCAGCCTCAGCACAAGCCGTTGCCGCAGAGATCATTCGTCAATTGCAAACAAATTAA
- a CDS encoding DUF2264 domain-containing protein codes for MINDIQATVSLSESALKTPLETVQPPSYIAKPIQATERPTIPYEHPTPAMYLTLFKQRLVRLKMKAATYSNNDAAVAACFTNNALSLENKCQYLVRYVAEAFEHYAVWDYSHAYYPGRPSQQSARTDAMEGSSRVLPTLAAWISQHGSQPLEALNGQPLDFVTMLRNAFLAGTDPQHGGYWGQLHDYDQRICESADLALALWLSRDHVWQQMTAVEQTQIITWFKQVNHCQTVDNNWHLFPLTVQFVIKALTGEDTIAQDKYQRIKEFHVGDGWFRDGAKGNYDYYNAWGFHYSLYWLDQIDSSFDSEFIRQTLTDFVRQYRYLFTAEGLPFFGRSACYRLAAAAPLIMAVDQHSEAITAGEAQRAFATSLEYFISHGAMQHGAPTQGLFDDDTRLVDNYSGPASSFWSLRALNIALFCGDRCGLWQAEPQPLPIEQGDFNVELTAINAQAIGIFETKEVVVIFKNDYITEQSPLSRRLESQSLRHYWLETILGRAERPKNNLLRKGITCYSSKMSHFF; via the coding sequence ATGATAAATGATATTCAAGCGACTGTTTCACTTTCTGAGTCGGCGTTAAAGACCCCTCTTGAGACAGTACAACCACCATCTTATATAGCGAAACCCATTCAAGCAACTGAACGTCCGACTATTCCTTATGAACATCCAACTCCAGCTATGTACTTAACGCTATTTAAACAACGACTGGTACGTTTAAAAATGAAAGCCGCGACGTATTCAAATAATGATGCAGCAGTGGCTGCATGTTTTACTAATAACGCATTAAGTCTTGAGAATAAATGCCAATATTTGGTGCGTTATGTGGCGGAAGCGTTTGAACATTACGCGGTCTGGGACTATAGCCATGCTTATTATCCAGGGCGTCCTAGTCAGCAAAGTGCACGTACAGATGCGATGGAAGGTTCTAGTCGAGTATTGCCCACATTAGCTGCATGGATAAGCCAGCATGGTTCACAGCCATTAGAAGCGCTTAATGGTCAGCCCTTAGACTTTGTCACAATGTTACGTAATGCTTTCTTAGCTGGAACGGATCCTCAACATGGAGGGTACTGGGGTCAATTGCATGATTATGACCAACGTATTTGTGAAAGTGCCGATTTAGCATTGGCGCTATGGTTGAGTCGTGACCATGTGTGGCAACAAATGACGGCAGTAGAACAAACCCAAATTATCACTTGGTTTAAGCAAGTTAACCACTGCCAAACGGTTGATAATAATTGGCATCTCTTTCCTTTGACGGTGCAGTTTGTCATTAAAGCATTAACGGGTGAGGACACAATCGCACAAGATAAATACCAACGAATTAAAGAGTTTCATGTTGGTGATGGCTGGTTCCGTGATGGTGCGAAAGGCAATTATGATTATTATAATGCATGGGGATTTCATTACTCACTCTATTGGCTCGATCAAATAGATTCAAGTTTTGATAGCGAATTTATTCGCCAAACACTCACTGATTTTGTTCGTCAATATCGCTATTTATTTACTGCAGAAGGCCTGCCTTTCTTTGGCCGTAGTGCTTGTTATCGTCTTGCCGCAGCAGCTCCTTTGATAATGGCTGTTGATCAACACAGTGAAGCTATTACTGCAGGTGAGGCTCAACGGGCATTTGCTACTAGTTTGGAATATTTTATTAGTCATGGTGCGATGCAACATGGCGCACCAACGCAAGGGTTGTTTGATGACGATACGCGTTTAGTTGATAACTACAGTGGTCCTGCTAGCAGCTTTTGGTCATTGCGAGCCTTGAATATCGCGTTATTTTGTGGTGATCGATGTGGTCTATGGCAAGCAGAGCCCCAACCATTACCTATTGAGCAAGGGGATTTTAATGTTGAACTTACAGCGATAAATGCGCAAGCCATTGGCATTTTCGAAACGAAAGAGGTGGTGGTGATATTTAAAAATGATTATATCACCGAGCAAAGTCCATTATCTCGACGTTTAGAGTCTCAATCTTTACGTCATTATTGGTTAGAAACGATCCTCGGACGGGCAGAAAGACCGAAGAATAACTTATTGCGTAAAGGTATTACCTGTTATTCATCCAAGATGTCACATTTCTTTTGA
- a CDS encoding bifunctional 4-hydroxy-2-oxoglutarate aldolase/2-dehydro-3-deoxy-phosphogluconate aldolase: MMTNEWIDRLRALRVMPVIQIEHAADAVPLAKILVDNGLPAAEITFRTAAAAESIRLIRAAYPDIVLCAGTVLTVEQVNAAIAAGADFVISPGFNPTTVKYCLANNIKMIPGVNNPSLVEQALELGVSALKFFPAEASGGVNMLKSLVGPYSQVQLMPTGGVTPLNLSEYLAIPQVIACGGTWIAPTNAITNHDWDLIAGNVREVCAMIAQMKA, translated from the coding sequence ATGATGACAAATGAATGGATTGATCGTTTGCGTGCATTGCGAGTCATGCCTGTAATTCAAATTGAACATGCAGCAGATGCTGTACCTCTTGCAAAAATATTAGTTGATAATGGTTTACCTGCCGCTGAAATTACTTTTCGTACAGCAGCTGCCGCGGAATCGATTCGTTTAATTCGTGCCGCTTATCCTGATATCGTGTTATGTGCAGGTACTGTTTTAACCGTTGAGCAAGTGAATGCGGCGATTGCTGCTGGTGCTGATTTTGTTATTAGCCCTGGATTTAATCCAACCACGGTTAAATATTGTCTCGCCAATAATATCAAAATGATCCCTGGTGTGAATAACCCCAGTTTAGTTGAACAAGCATTAGAGCTAGGCGTGAGTGCTCTGAAGTTTTTTCCAGCAGAAGCTTCCGGTGGTGTGAATATGCTTAAATCATTAGTTGGGCCTTATAGTCAGGTTCAGTTAATGCCAACTGGAGGGGTGACACCACTTAATTTGAGTGAGTATTTAGCGATTCCGCAAGTGATTGCTTGTGGTGGAACATGGATTGCCCCAACGAATGCAATTACCAATCATGATTGGGATCTGATTGCCGGTAATGTACGTGAAGTGTGTGCAATGATTGCGCAGATGAAGGCATAG